A genomic window from Fusarium keratoplasticum isolate Fu6.1 chromosome 15, whole genome shotgun sequence includes:
- a CDS encoding PKS-ER domain-containing protein, with amino-acid sequence MATTQLPATMLAWRKHRGSSKPVFEEVPVPKVSPTGVLCKMLASGVCRSDHSLLTIDKQASWFEEKYTLGHEGCGQIVQLGSAVHEDKFQVGDIVALHAVPGCGRQDCPECSRDLSQLCEKGHHSGIGQDGFYAPYAAVDIRGVVKVPSGVTPAQAAVATDAVNTAYHAIRRRAEVNAHETIFLFGLGGLGFNALQILLHIGPRIIVSDIRQGRLDDAQKLGIPPCDIVPIGASPQEFVTGAKLDGKIDTVLDFVGTHQTFEDAQHIVRRGGKLICIGSLDTENTIHMKIGTRKRLSYIFSYGGQVRDLEEVLQLIADGSITPQVETSKLAEFPQVLESLVGGEVRARVALTHD; translated from the exons ATGGCTACTACGCAGTTACCCGCAACCATGTTGGCTTGGAGGAAGCATAGAGGAAGTAGTAAGCCA GTCTTTGAAGAGGTTCCCGTGCCTAAAGTCTCACCTACGGGTGTTCTCTGCAAGATGTTAGCATCCGGAG TATGCAGAAGCGACCATTCACTACTTACCATCGACAAACAGGCATCTTGGTTTGAGGAGAAGTACACTTTG GGCCATGAAGGGTGTGGGCAGATCGTTCAGCTTGGCTCAGCTGTTCATGAGGACAAATTCCAAGTG GGAGATATTGTTGCTCTTCACGCTGTGCCTGGCTGCGGACGCCAAGATTGCCCTGAATGCTCCCGTGACTTGAGCCAGCTATGCGAGAAGGGTCATCACTCTGGCATAGGACAGGATGGATTCTATGCACCTTACGCAGCCGTTGATATTCGAGGCGTAGTCAAGGTACCCTCAG GCGTCACGCCAGCGCAAGCAGCGGTTGCTACGGACGCTGTCAACACCGCATACCACGCCATaaggagaagggcagagGTCAATGCCCACGAGACGATTTTCCTCTTTGGCCTCGGCGGGTTAGGTTTCAATGCCTTGCAAATCCTCCTGCATATAGGACCCAGGATCATTGTATCGGATATCAGACAGGGGCGTCTGGACGATGCCCAGAAACTAGGGATACCTCCTTGTGACATTGTCCCGATAGGGGCATCACCACAAGAGTTCGTCACCGGAGCTAAACTTGATGGGAAGATTGATACGGTCCTAGACTTTGTTGGCACTCATCAAACTTTTGAAGATGCTCAACACATCG TTCGACGGGGCGGGAAGCTGATCTGCATTGGAAGCCTCGACACAGAGAACACGATTCATATGAAGATTGGCACAAGAAAGAGGCTGTCCTACATATTTTCTTACGGAGGACAGGTGAGGGATCTTGAAGAGGTCTTGCAGTTGATTGCCGATGGGTCTATCACACCCCAAGTCGAAACGTCGAAACTGGCCGAGTTTCCTCAAGTCCTCGAATCTCTTGTAGGGGGCGAAGTTCGAGCGCGTGTAGCATTGACCCATGATTAG
- a CDS encoding MFS domain-containing protein — protein sequence MSDKEAPVKHQESVDDGSIQGTQTVDTVHRDEALRVLQAYQGDESWSDEEEKKLRRKIDWKLMPVLCVTYGLQYYDKAMLGQAALFGLREDLDLLKGSRYSFSASIFYLGFIVGAYPAMVLAQRYPIERVASGIVTLWGICLILTVVCTGYKTLYVQRFFLGLLESGISPMFMLIVGSFYKKNEQAMRMGIWYSCTGYVSVFSPLVNYGLGLINGGKSSWRYMYYFSGAITIAWGILLVLVLPPDPVRARGFNERERYILVARLRSNNSGVRNTHLKVSQIWELLLDSKFWVVFAIAFLSMIANGPISTFVPIIINGFGFSTVNSLLISMPAGAYAGTLMLVMPYLAYRFMNIRSYLVFVAQLGTTFAALLLWKLPQSATGGLLFACYILPSVGGGYAVLMGQQIANTAGYTKRSVASSGLYIGYCLGNFVGPLVFKKEDAPRYTSGFIVVVVTALAAAVLAIVYRFLCVWSNRKRDAAGVMEGFDHAYDDDLTDKKNMQFRYIL from the exons atgtCGGACAAAGAAGCTCCTGTCAAGCACCAAGAGAGCGTCGACGATGGCTCTATACAGGGTACCCAGACCGTCGACACCGTCCACCGAGACGAGGCCCTCCGCGTCCTGCAGGCGTATCAGGGAGATGAAAGCTggagcgacgaggaagagaagaaattGCGCAGGAAGATTGACTGGAAACTCATGCCCGTCCTGTGTGTAACTTACGGGCTTCAATACTACGACAAGGCCATGCTGGGTCAAGCG GCCCTCTTTGGTCTGAGGGAAGATCTCGATCTCCTGAAGGGCAGCAGGTATTCCTTCTCGGCTTCCATCTTCTATCTTGGGTTCATTGTCGGTGCCTACCCAGCCATGGTGCTCGCCCAGCGCTACCCTATCGAACGAGTCGCCTCGGGCATCGTCACCCTCTGGGGGATATGCCTCATCCTCACGGTCGTCTGTACTGGTTACAAGACTCTGTACGTTCAGCGGTTCTTCCTTGGGCTCCTGGAAAGTGGAATCAGTCCCATGTTCATGCTCATCGTC GGAAGCTTCTACAAGAAGAATGAGCAAGCCATGCGCATGGG CATCTGGTATTCCTGCACCGGATACGTCTCTGTTTTCTCCCCACTAGTCAACTATGGCCTCGGTCTCATCAATGGAGGCAAATCGTCCTGGAGATACATGTACTACTTTTCCGGCGCTATAACCATTGCCTGGGGTATACTTCTAGTCCTTGTTCTCCCCCCAGACCCCGTCCGCGCGAGAGGCTTCAACGAGAGAGAGCGGTACATCCTCGTGGCGAGACTGAGGAGCAACAACTCTGGCGTCCGCAACACTCATCTCAAGGTTTCTCAGATCTGGGAGCTCCTGCTTGACAGCAAATTCTGGGTGGTGTTTGCCATTGCGTTCCTTTCAATGATTGCCAACGggcccatctcgacctttgttcccatcatcatcaacggctTCGGCTTCAGCACTGTCAACTCCCTGCTCATCTCGATGCCCGCTGGCGCCTATGCCGGCACTCTCATGCTCGTCATGCCTTACCTAGCTTACCGGTTCATGAACATCAGATCATACCTGGTATTTGTGGCACAGCTGGGCACGACCTTTGCAGCTCTTTTGCTGTGGAAGTTGCCACAGTCGGCAACAGGCGGTTTGCTCTTTGCATGCTACATCCTGCCGTCTGTCGGCGGTGGTTATGCGGTGCTCATGGGACAGCAGATTGCCAACACTGCCGGCTACACCAAGCGCTCTGTCGCTTCTTCTGGTCTCTATATTGGATATTGCCTGG GCAATTTCGTTGGTCCTCTGGTCTTCAAGAAAGAAGATGCCCCCCGTTATACCTCGGGGTTTATTGTTGTAGTTGTTACTGCTCTTGCCGCTGCAGTTCTCGCCATTGTCTACCGGTTTCTATGCGTGTGGTCGAACCGCAAGCGTGATGCCGCTGGAGTCATGGAAGGATTTGACCATGCCTACGACGACGATCTTACTGATAAGAAG AACATGCAATTCCGATACATTCTCTGA
- a CDS encoding Lactamase-B domain-containing protein: MSKIQPVISIPQGEALQAVRLINPVNFGPAVIKRFMEPSVPGLETFRSSPSLSFLLEHHSGRKLVFDLGIRKDYENYSPTIAKYIPTTNYEIEVAGNVADILQDNGVSLGDIEAVIWSHWHWDHIGDPSTFPATTDLVVGPGFKKAMLPGAPSNPESPILESDYEGRNLREITFDHDSPKIGQFPAFDYFGDGSFYLLDSPGHAVGHLCGLARTTDNPPTFVLLGGDICHYAGIFRPSSYLPVPDRITPHPCHATKDTVLCPGEAFDRLQKSRGRTSTDSLFDLTFGQDIELARRTTGQLQELDCDQDIFVIIAHDSTIRDGVPHFPRSLNDWKARGLGKGLKWTFLRDLENYWRSEGLY, translated from the exons ATGTCGAAAATCCAGCctgtcatctccatccctcaaggagaagcactACAAGCGGTCAGGCTCATAAACCCCGTCAATTTCGGGCCTGCAGTCATCAAGCGATTCATGGAACCTTCCGTCCCGGGTCTTGAAACATTCAGATCGAGCCcttccctctcttttctcctcgAACATCACTCGGGAAGAAAGCTGGTCTTTGATCTTGGCATCCGCAAAGACTACGAGAACTACTCTCCCACAATCGCCAAGTACATTCCTACGACCAATTACGAGATTGAGGTAGCGGGAAATGTGGCAGACATACTGCAAGACAATGGCGTGTCCCTCGGAGATATTGAAGCCGTAATCTGGAG CCATTGGCATTGGGATCACATAGGTGACCCTTCAACATTTCCAGCCACTACAGACTTGGTAGTCGGACCTGGCTTCAAGAAGGCGATGCTTCCGGGTGCTCCCTCAAACCCAGAGTCACCCATCCTGGAGAGCGACTATGA GGGCCGAAATCTTCGTGAGATTACCTTTGATCATGATTCACCGAAAATCGGCCAGTTTCCCGCCTTTGACTACTTCGGCGACGGCTCTTTTTACCTTCTCGATAGCCCTGGGCATGCTGTAGGACATCTTTGCGGCCTTGCTAGAACAACTGACAATCCGCCTACGTTTGTGCTCTTGGGCGGGGATATTTGCCACTACGCGGGCATTTTTAGACCATCTAGCTATCTCCCTGTCCCTGATCGTATCACCCCTCATCCCTGTCATGCAACTAAGGATACTGTCTTGTGCCCCGGAGAAGCTTTCGACAGGTTGCAAAAGTCACGCGGAAGAACATCGACCGATAGCCTGTTCGACTTGACGTTTGGCCAAGATATCGAACTTGCAAGGAGGACGACTGGCCAGCTGCAGGAGCTTGACTGTGATCAAGACATCTTTGTCATCATAGCTCATGACTCGACCATTAGGGATGGGGTGCCCCATTTTCCGAGGAGCCTGAACGACTGGAAGGCAAGGGGCTTGGGAAAGGGTCTGAAGTGGACGTTCCTACGTGATCTTGAGAATTATTGGAGATCGGAAGGACTTTACTAG
- a CDS encoding Abhydrolase-3 domain-containing protein gives MCDFSEYGGKSPEWLAVEATLPPPPTFGSLAEQKRVVNKGREEISAKAMESLSHLVHIKDYRIDTRDGATVEARGYRPTSADHAARLPIYIYLHGGGYLFGSLSSEDATCTRIASGAMVIVINVNYRHTPEATYPMAWNDAEDAFHWVHDHIDELVGDDSQVVVGGISAGAQLAAALTLAQNLSLNGLLRPKLAGQVLMIPCLVHMDCYESQLEQLRDPSVSSYLENENAPILPMKTAKFFTDLLKITKPNPQDLRLNPGNASKQQVGGLPPTVLGIAGLDPLRDEGLLYGKKLAEAGVPTDVHVFKGLPHGFRRFGEQLTESERWDKVMEEGIRWALSKPDPSWKVRVQS, from the exons ATGTGCGACTTTTCCGAGTACGGCGGCAAGTCTCCGGAATGGTTGGCTGTAGAAGCAActcttccacctcctcccaccTTTGGAAGCCTCGCAGAGCAGAAGAGGGTGGTCAAcaaaggaagggaagaaatCTCGGCAAAAGCCATGGAGTCTTTGTCACATCTTGTTCACATCAAGGATTACCGCATTGACACACGAGACGGCGCTACGGTTGAAGCTCGAGGCTACAGACCGACGTCAGCAGACCACGCCGCGCGTCTTCCCATCTACATCTATTTGCACGGCGGTGGATATCTGTTTGGATCGCTGTCTTCAGAAGATGCCACCTGTACTCGCATCGCCAGCGGTGCCATGGTAATCGTCATCAACGTCAACTACCGCCACACGCCTGAGGCCACCTATCCAATGGCTTGGAACGATGCGGAAGATGCCTTTCACTGGGTGCACGACCATATTGACGAGCTCGTCGGAGATGACAGCCAGGTTGTAGTTGGTGGCATCTCGGCTGGGGCTCAGCTTGCGGCAGCGTTGACCCTTGCGCAAAACCTTTCACTCAATGGTCTGTTGAGGCCCAAACTTGCTGGCCAAGTTCTAATGATTCCATGTCTTGTCCATATGGACTGCTATGAGTCACAGCTCGAGCAGTTGAGAGATCCCTCGGTCTCATCGTATCTGGAGAATGAAAATGCGCCAATTCTTCCCATGAAGACAGCCAAATTCTTCACGGACCTGCTCAAGATTACAAAACCAAACccccaagaccttcgacTAAATCCTGGAAATGCCTCGAAACAGCAGGTGGGAGGGTTGCCACCGACAGTCCTGGGCATAGCAGGCCTTGATCCGCTACGAGACGAGGGACTTTTGTATGGGAAGAAACTTGCCGAGGCAGG AGTTCCCACAGATGTCCACGTCTTTAAGGGGCTACCTCACGGCTTTCGTCGATTCGGTGAGCAGTTGACCGAGTCTGAAAGATGGGACAAGGTTATGGAGGAAGGAATCCGTTGGGCGTTGTCAAAGCCTGATCCGTCTTGGAAGGTCAGGGTTCAAAGTTGA
- a CDS encoding Formyl-trans-C domain-containing protein, producing MKILFLCTAHNSLSQQLFLALRQTHSVTIEYAVSDSTMIEAAALAQPDLIICPFLTARVPDEVHTNYLTLIVHPGPPGDSGPSAIDWVLMGDDGSVADSGQLLERRIWSPTGRSHWGVTVLQATAEFDAGPIWAFEQFELDIDAPGVTKSTLYRGPVTRAAIKATLAALDRIVTAARWPTPNDTYTPPPPAGLERNHLSAMLHQGLPMLPSYSLTDAISIACGSGISPKLLAEPSFSVASVTQHLPFLGGATHRRPLLKASHRDFDIGFDNARAISRRIRSADSQPGCLTKLFGGISLYVYGGTIEEGPGLAEGIAAGRIMACKDGAVCIATCDALGIWITHVRRVKRKVDPMLWPKVPAVSGLRALGLLDDATLTRTLKSHPTTDWTKARYSTHQEIWVDFATYSYPHARRVALVYFEFYNGAMSTDQCSRLIEALEFVSSTHTDGNPLNAVVLMGGSSYFSNGIALNVIEASDDPAAESWRNINRIDDVIHVLLDGFPRRNIMTVAAIRGNCAAGGVAMATACDVVIAGSETVLNPAYRALGLHGSEYHSLSYLGRCGAAGSKHLLRDMLPLSSYEARDIGLIDHTLPGWGGLLDTRIRNHIRAMVCSPSFHYVPGRWKAGLDVSPAGLAAARTEELAEMAKDFWSARSERYHSRRRDFVRKVKALRTPLRFASHRRRGEQVDEEESDAFDDVALFERRAADKMGITSPKPSKQSRSS from the exons ATGAAGATCCTCTTTCTTTGCACAGCTCACAACTCTCTCTCTCAGCAACTCTTCCTGGCCTTGCGTCAGACGCACTCGGTCACTATTGAGTATGCCGTCTCCGATTCGACCATGATCGAGGCCGCGGCGCTCGCCCAGCCCGACCTCATCATCTGTCCCTTCTTGACCGCTCGCGTCCCCGATGAGGTTCATACCAACTACCTTACCCTCATTGTACATCCCGGGCCTCCTGGGGATTCCGGCCCAAGTGCAATAGACTGGGTCCTTATGGGCGACGACGGTTCGGTCGCGGACTCTGGCCAACTCCTCGAAAGGCGGATCTGGAGCCCGACAGGCCGTTCCCACTGGGGCGTGACGGTCCTGCAAGCCACCGCAGAGTTCGACGCCGGCCCAATCTGGGCATTCGAGCAGTTTGAATTGGACATCGATGCACCTGGCGTCACCAAGTCGACTCTGTATCGTGGCCCCGTCACTCgcgctgccatcaaggccacctTGGCTGCCCTGGACCGCATCGTGACGGCAGCAAGGTGGCCCACGCCAAATGATACATAcacgccgccgcccccgGCTGGACTTGAGAGGAACCACCTGTCAGCCATGTTGCATCAAGGGCTTCCAATGTTGCCGTCATACTCGTTGACAGACGCGATTTCGATAGCCTGTGGGAGTGGCATCTCCCCCAAGCTCCTAGCAGAACCATCATTTAGTGTTGCATCCGTTACACAGCATCTTCCCTTCCTCGGTGGCGCAACGCATCGCCGACCTCTTCTAAAGGCCAGTCATCGCGACTTTGATATCGGCTTCGACAACGCCCGCGCCATCTCACGGAGGATCCGGTCTGCTGACTCGCAGCCAGGCTGCCTCACCAAACTTTTCGGTGGGATAAGCCTATATGTCTACGGTGGCACCATCGAGGAAGGCCCGGGGCTGGCGGAAGGAATCGCTGCGGGTCGCATCATGGCATGCAAGGATGGCGCTGTCTGCATTGCCACCTGTGATGCCCTCGGCATCTGGATTACTCATGTGAGACGAGTGAAGCGCAAGGTCGATCCGATGCTATGGCCTAAAGTCCCTGCCGTATCGGGCTTGCGtgctcttggccttctgGATGATGCCACTCTGACCAGGACTCTCAAATCGCATCCCACAACCGATTGGACCAAGGCGAGGTATTCAACACACCAAGAGATTTGGGTCGACTTTGCGACATACTCATACCCCCACGCCCGTCGCGTTGCCCTCGTGTACTTTGAGTTTTACAACGGCGCCATGAGCACCGATCAATGCTCTCGACTTATCGAGGCTCTCGAATTCGTCTCTTCTACCCATACGGATGGCAACCCTCTGAATGCCGTCGTCCTCATGGGTGGCAGCTCGTACTTTAGCAACGGCATTGCGCTAAACGTCATCGAGGCGAGTGATGACCCTGCTGCTGAATCATGGCGGAACATCAATCGTATTGATGATGTGATTCATGTACTGCTCGACGGCTTTCCGAGGCGGAACATCATGACCGTTGCCGCAATTCGGGGCAACTGTGCAGCAGGAGGAGTGGCCATGGCGACAGCATGCGATGTAGTGATTGCAGGCTCTGAGACGGTACTCAATCCCGCATACCGAGCTCTGGGTCTCCACGGGTCCGAATACCACTCCTTGAGTTACCTAGGGAGATGCGGCGCCGCGGGTTCGAAGCACCTGCTGCGAGATATGCTACCCCTATCATCATACGAAGCTAGGGATATTGGCTTGATTGACCATACGCTGCCTGGCTGGGGGGGCTTGCTCGATACCAGAATTCGGAACCACATCAGGGCTATGGTCTGCAGCCCCAGCTTCCATTATGTCCCAGGGAGGTGGAAGGCCGGCCTCGATGTCAGCCCAGCCGGCCTCGCAGCCGCCCGAACTGAGGAGttggccgagatggccaaggatTTCTGGAGCGCCAGGTCCGAGAGGTATCACTCCAGGAGACGGGACTTTGTacgcaaggtcaaggcttTACGGACACCGTTGCGGTTTGCGTCACATCGTCGGCGCGGCGAACAAGtagacgaggaggagagtgaTGCATTTGATGACGTCGCTCTGTTTGAGCGTCGCGCCGCGGATAAGATG GGCATCACTTCCCCCAAGCCCTCCAAGCAATCGAGGTCAAGTTGA